Proteins from a genomic interval of Nasonia vitripennis strain AsymCx chromosome 3, Nvit_psr_1.1, whole genome shotgun sequence:
- the LOC100120923 gene encoding facilitated trehalose transporter Tret1, with amino-acid sequence MVQVASKTSSLRKFFPQLVAGFGVTMVLVQLGISSGWSSPYLARLTAPDSPLPLTLDEASWVASLLNLGRFAGAIIGAMSVNYLGSKRAMFMTLIPISMCWLLTILAKSASWLYAARFFGGMGLGMTYSSFPLYLGEVALPEIRGSLVSLAACGGTFGVLLGSVAGSYLDLEVSAGIYLAPCLALMVLFAWLPESPHHLVKIGEFEEAKKSVEFYRAGCQVEEEFDAVKKFVSNASTETFSEKLAEFRQPALIRATILIIVLWAFMQICGFNSVLFYMEIILKQGQSHLIEAKVVVMYVSASAVLASVVSIIMIDRCGRRMLLIISSLGVTLSMAGLGTHFHLIESGYDVTDLQWLPVASLFLFDISFFVGLMCVPSAVLSELFPTNVKCIAACFASLAGAIFAFIATKSYQPLIELIGQSNVFFMHAVLTVLIVPYALICMPETKGKTLQQIQDDLVKR; translated from the exons TAACGATGGTCCTGGTGCAACTGGGTATATCGAGCGGCTGGTCTTCGCCATACCTGGCCCGGCTAACCGCGCCTGACTCGCCTCTACCCCTGACCTTGGACGAAGCCTCTTGGGTGGCCTCACTGCTTAATCTGGGCCGTTTCGCGGGTGCCATAATCGGCGCCATGTCGGTCAACTACCTCGGCAGCAAACGCGCCATGTTCATGACCCTCATACCCATCAGCATGTGCTGGCTCCTCACGATCCTGGCCAAGTCTGCATCCTGGCTCTACGCCGCGAGGTTCTTCGGTGGTATGGGACTCGGCATGACCTACAGCTCGTTCCCGCTCTACCTGGGTGAAGTGGCGTTGCCCGAGATCAGGGGCTCGCTCGTTTCGCTTGCCGCCTGCGGTGGAACTTTCGGCGTTCTGCTGGGAAGCGTGGCTGGGAGCTACTTGGACTTGGAGGTGTCGGCTGGGATTTACCTGGCACCTTGTCTGGCGCTGATGGTTCTGTTTGCTTGGCTCCCGGAGTCGCCCCATCACCTCGTTAAGA TCGGCGAGTTCGAAGAGGCCAAGAAATCCGTCGAGTTCTACCGGGCAGGCTGCCAAGTCGAGGAAGAGTTCGACGCCGTGAAGAAGTTCGTGTCGAACGCGAGCACGGAGACCTTCTCGGAAAAGCTCGCCGAGTTCCGACAACCGGCTCTCATACGCGCTACCATCCTCATCATCGTGCTCTGGGCGTTTATGCAGATCTGCGGCTTCAACAGCGTTCTGTTCTACATGGAGATCATTCTGAAGCAGGGACAGTCTCACCTGATCGAAGCCAAGGTCGTCGTCATGTACGTCAGTGCGTCGGCCGTGCTCGCTTCGGTGGTCTCCATAATCATGATTGACCGATGTGGCAG GCGAATGCTCCTGATAATCTCGAGCTTGGGCGTCACCCTTTCGATGGCGGGTCTCGGCACGCACTTCCACTTGATCGAGTCGGGCTACGACGTGACTGATCTGCAGTGGCTTCCAGTGGCCTCGCTCTTCCTCTTCGACATCTCCTTCTTCGTGGGTCTCATGTGCGTTCCTAGCGCAGTCCTCAGTGAGCTCTTCCCTACCAACGTCAAGTGCATCGCTGCTTGTTTTGCCAGTCTCGCTGGTGCCATCTTTGCCTTCATTGCCACCAAGTCCTACCAACCACTGATCGAGCTCATAGGCCAGAGCAACGTGTTCTTCATGCACGCGGTGTTGACGGTATTGATTGTTCCCTACGCTTTGATCTGCATGCCCGAGACCAAAGGCAAGACGTTGCAGCAGATCCAGGACGATCTAGTCAAGCGATGA